A genomic region of Capra hircus breed San Clemente chromosome 21, ASM170441v1, whole genome shotgun sequence contains the following coding sequences:
- the MAN2A2 gene encoding alpha-mannosidase 2x isoform X2 translates to MKLKKQVTVCGAAIFCVAVFSLYLMLDRVQHDPARHQNGGNFPRSQISVLQNRIEQLEQLLEENHEIISHIKDSVLELTANVEGPPALLPYYVANGSWVVPPEPRPSFFSISPQDCQFALGGRGEKPELQMLTVSEELPFDNVDGGVWKQGFDISYSPHDWDTEDLQVFVVPHSHNDPGWLKTFDKYYTEQTQHILNNMVSKLQEDPRRRFIWAEVSFFAKWWDNISAQKRAAVRRLVGNGQLEIATGGWVMPDEANSHYFALIDQLIEGHQWLEKNLGATPRSGWAVDPFGYSPTMPYLLRRANLTSMLIQRVHYAIKKHFAASHSLEFMWRQTWDSDASTDIFCHMMPFYSYDVPHTCGPDPKICCQFDFKRLPGGRISCPWKVPPRAITEANVAERAGLLLDQYRKKSRLFRSNVLLVPLGDDFRYDKPQEWDAQFFNYQRLFDFLNSKPDLHVQAQFGTLSDYFDALYKRTGVEPGARPPGFPVLSGDFFSYADREDHYWTGYYTSRPFYKNLDRVLEAHLRGAEILYSLAVAHARRAGLASQFPLSNFALLTDARRTLGLFQHHDAITGTAKEAVVVDYGVRLLRSLVSLKQVIMNAAHYLVLGDKKAYHFDPEVPFLQMDDTRLNHDALPERTVIQLESSPRYVVLFNPLEQERLSVVSLLVSSPRVRVLSEEGQPLAVQVSAHWSSATNMVPDVYQVSVPVRLPALGLGVLQLQQGLDGPRTLPSSVRVYLHGRPLSVSRNEAFPLRVIDSGTSDFALSNRYMQSVRRVDEEQEQRVDMEFLVYGTRSSKDKSGAYLFLPDGEAKPYVPRDPPVLRVTEGPFFSEVVACYEHVHQVVRLYNLPGVEGLSLDVSSLVDIRDYVNKELALRIRTDIDSQGIFFTDLNGFQVQPRRYLKKLPLQANFYPMPVMAYLQDAQSRLTLHTAQALGVSSLHNGQLEVILDRRLMQDDNRGLGQGLKDNKRTCNHFRLLLERRTLGREVREGSSASFPSLLSHLTSMYLNTPVLALPVARRQAPGPALRSFHPLASSLPCDFHLLNLRTLPAEEDGLPSAETALLLHRKGFDCGLEAKNLGFNCTTSQGKVALGSLFHGLDVVFLQPTSLTLLYPLALPSNSTDVYVEPMEIATFRLRLG, encoded by the exons ATGAAGCTGAAAAAGCAGGTGACGGTGTGTGGGGCTGCTATCTTCTGCGTGGCTGTCTTCTCGCTCTACCTCATGTTGGACCGAGTACAGCATGATCCTGCTCGACACCAGAACGGTGGGAACTTCCCCCGG AGTCAGATATCTGTGCTACAGAACCGCATTGAACAGCTGGAACAGCTGTTGGAGGAGAACCATGAGATCATCAGCCACATCAAAGACTCTGTGCTGGAGCTGACAGCCAACGTGGAGGGCCCACCCGCCCTGCTGCCCTACTATGTGGCCAACGGCTCCTGGGTGGTGCCGCCAGAGCCCCGGCCCAGCTTCTTCTCCATCTCCCCTCAAGACTGCCAGTTTGCTTTGGGGGGCCGCGGCGAGAAGCCAGAGCTGCAG ATGCTGACTGTATCAGAGGAGTTACCGTTTGACAACGTGGATGGCGGCGTGTGGAAGCAAGGCTTCGACATTTCCTACAGCCCGCACGACTGGGACACCGAAGACCTGCAGGTGTTTGTGGTCCCCCACTCTCACAATGACCCCG GCTGGCTCAAGACCTTTGACAAGTACTACACAGAACAGACCCAGCACATCCTCAACAACATGGTGTCCAAGCTGCAGGAGGACCCCCGGCGGCGCTTCATCTGGGCAGAAGTCTCCTTCTTCGCCAAGTGGTGGGACAACATCAGTGCCCAAAAGAGAGCAGCAGTCCGAAG GTTGGTGGGAAACGGGCAGCTGGAGATTGCAACAGGAGGCTGGGTGATGCCGGACGAGGCCAACTCCCACTATTTTGCATTGATTGACCAGCTCATTGAGGGTCACCAGTGGCTGGAGAAGAACCTGG GTGCAACTCCGCGCTCAGGCTGGGCGGTGGACCCCTTTGGATACAGCCCCACCATGCCTTACCTGCTGCGCCGTGCCAACCTGACCAGCATGCTCATTCAGAGGGTACACTACGCCATCAAGAAGCACTTTGCCGCCAGCCACAGCCTGGAGTTCATGTGGAGGCAGACCTGGG ACTCGGACGCCAGCACAGACATCTTCTGCCACATGATGCCTTTCTACAGCTACGATGTCCCCCATACGTGTGGCCCGGATCCCAAGATCTGCTGCCAGTTCGATTTCAAGCGCTTGCCTGGTGGGCGTATCAGCTGCCCTTGGAAGGTGCCGCCCCGGGCTATCACGGAGGCCAATGTGGCTGAGAG ggCAGGCCTGCTCCTGGACCAGTACAGGAAGAAGTCCCGGCTCTTCCGGAGCAACGTGCTCCTGGTGCCGCTGGGCGATGACTTCCGCTACGACAAGCCCCAGGAGTGGGATGCCCAGTTCTTCAACTACCAGCGGCTCTTCGACTTCCTCAACAGCAAGCCTGACCTCCATGTGCAG GCCCAGTTTGGCACCCTCTCCGACTATTTTGACGCTCTATACAAGAGGACAGGGGTGGAGCCGGGGGCCCGGcctccaggtttccctgtgctGAGTGGGGATTTCTTCTCCTACGCGGACCGGGAGGACCACTACTGGACAGGCTATTACACTTCACGGCCTTTCTACAAGAACCTGGACCGTGTCCTGGAAGCACACCTGCG GGGTGCAGAGATTCTGTACAGCCTGGCCGTGGCTCACGCCCGCCGCGCTGGACTGGCCAGCCAGTTCCCACTCTCAAACTTCGCCCTTCTGACGGACGCTCGGCGCACACTGGGGCTCTTCCAGCACCATGACGCAATCACGGGCACCGCCAAGGAGGCCGTTGTGGTGGACTATGGGGTCAG GCTTCTGCGCTCCCTTGTCAGCCTGAAACAGGTCATCATGAACGCAGCTCACTACCTGGTGCTGGGGGACAAGAAGGCCTACCACTTTGACCCAGAGGTGCCCTTCCTGCAGATG GATGACACCCGCTTAAATCACGACGCCCTTCCAGAGCGCACAGTGATCCAGCTGGAATCCTCACCCAG GTATGTGGTGCTGTTCAACCCACTGGAGCAGGAGCGGCTCAGCGTGGTGTCCCTGCTGGTGAGCTCACCCCGGGTGCGCGTGCTTTCGGAGGAGGGTCAGCCCCTGGCCGTGCAGGTCAGCGCGCACTGGAGCTCTGCCACCAACATGGTCCCTGACGTCTATCAG GTGTCTGTGCCTGTCCGCCTGCCAGCGCTGGGTCTTGGCGTGCTGCAGCTGCAGCAGGGCCTGGATGGGCCCCGCACGCTGCCCTCCTCCGTGCGCGTCTACCTACATGGGCGGCCGCTGTCCGTCAGCAGGAACGAGGCGTTCCCTCTCCGTGTCATTGACTCTGGCACCAGTGACTTCGCCCTCAGCAACCGCTACATGCAg AGCGTCCGAAGGGTGGATGAGGAGCAGGAACAGCGGGTGGACATGGAGTTCCTCGTCTATGGCACCCGCTCGTCCAAAGACAAGAGTGGAGCCTACCTCTTCCTGCCTGACGGCGAGGCCAAG CCCTACGTCCCCAGGGACCCACCTGTGCTGCGCGTCACAGAAGGCCCTTTCTTCTCAGAGGTGGTTGCCTGCTACGAGCATGTTCACCAGGTGGTCCGGCTGTATAACCTGCCGG GGGTGGAGGGGCTGTCCCTGGATGTGTCGTCCTTGGTGGACATCCGGGACTACGTCAACAAGGAGCTGGCCCTGCGCATTCGCACTGACATCGACAGCCAGGGCATCTTCTTCACAGACCTCAACGGCTTTCAG GTGCAGCCCCGACGGTATCTGAAGAAGCTGCCCCTGCAGGCCAACTTCTACCCCATGCCCGTCATGGCCTACCTCCAGGACGCTCAGAGCCGCCTCACGCTGCACACAGCCCAGGCCCTGGGTGTCTCCAGCCTCCACAATG GCCAGCTAGAGGTGATTTTGGACCGGAGACTGATGCAGGATGACAACCGGGGCCTTGGCCAAGGGCTCAAGGACAACAAGAGAACCTGCAACCACTTCCGCCTCCTGTTGGAACGGCGAAccctgggcagggag GTCCGCGAGGGCTCCTCTGCAAGCTTCCCGTCCCTCCTCAGCCACCTGACCTCCATGTACCTGAACACCCCTGTGCTCGCCCTGCCTGTGGCCAGGAGGCAGGCCCCCGGCCCCGCTCTGCGCTCTTTTCACCCTCTGGCCTCCTCACTGCCCTGTGACTTCCACCTGCTCAACCTGCGGACACTCCCGGCTGAG GAGGATGGCTTGCCCTCGGCAGAAACTGCGCTCCTGTTACACCGCAAGGGTTTTGACTGTGGCCTTGAGGCCAAGAACTTGGGTTTCAACTGCACCACCAGCCAAGGCAAG GTGGCCCTGGGCAGCCTCTTCCACGGCCTGGACGTGGTTTTCCTGCAGCCAACCTCCTTGACCCTGCTGTACCCTCTGGCCTTGCCCTCCAATAGCACTGACGTCTATGTGGAGCCCATGGAGATCGCCACCTTCCGCCTCCGCTTGGGCTAG